ATTATTATTATTATCTAAAGGATAAATTACGTGACTGAAATCCTGACTGAATCCTTGGCCTTTTTGATCAGAGTTTACATAGACGTTTACGTTATTTGTTGCAAAACCATTTGACTGCAAAATCTGCCTAAAATCTTGCATATTTGACAAAATGGCGTGCTTTGCAAGATCGTCTACAACAAAAAACGTCATGTTTACAGAGTTTGTAGCCTTATCAAGTGAAACGTTTAATTTTACTTTGCCCAAATCTGGCGGTTCTAGCAAAAATTCTATATCCTTTGGAGAATTAAATCTCAAATCCTGCATCATATTCTGAATCTTTTGATAAGCGTCGAGTGAAATGGAGTGATAAGATATCCCCTGATTTGGCATCACCATATTACTGCTATTTGATATAGAAACATTAGGCAAGCCTGAAAGAATAGCTTCATTTGTACTTGTTAATTTGCTATCAGGTGAATTAGACAAAGAATTTGTCTGATTAAAGTTGGAGATTATTTGTCGGGAGAGAATGTTAGCAGCACTAATTTGAGAGTTCACAGAAGAGGGTATACTTAAGTTGCTGAGTATCTGAGAAGTAATATTGTTTGAGATATTTTGTGCCGCAACCTGATTTTGGTAGATAAAGGCTTCTTGGTTTAGGTTCTGAGAAGATAAAAGAGGTCCTGTAACAGAATTTGGCAAATTTGATTGATTTATAACGACTTGCAAATTTGGCATTAACTGTAGGATGCTAGATGATTTGTTAGAAATTGTCTCTAAATTTTGCGAAAGATTTGACAAAGTATTTAAGGTAGCAGCATTTGCTCCAGAATTATCCTGAGACATACTGCCAGGGGTTTGTAATGTTTGAATATAGCTAAAATTAGGCACAATATTGTTCTGAGCTAGCTGATTAGAAAGTGTGGAATTAGCAGCTTGGACAGGTGTACTTTGAGGCGCTGATTGTGCTTGAAAAATATTTAATTGGGTATCTAATAAGAATGGAGTTTGATTACTTGTTTGCAAAGTACTTGATACATTAGAGTTACTTTGAGAATTAGTTGCAACACTATTTATTTGAGAATTTGAGACAGGAGGAGAATTTAAAACATTTGAAAGTAACTGGTTTATAACAGTGCTTTCAGAAACAGGAACACTAGCAGGCATATTGTCATTATTTATTAAATTACCAAGATCTTTACTTTGGTTTGTGAGTAAAATATTAGGTGGCTGTATAGAAACTAATTGAACGTCTTGCAGTGGTCCTAGGATCTGGGTATTCGGTTGAGTAAGAGTATTGATGCTTGCGTTAGTTTGCTCTTTTAAAGAGCTTTGAGTGCTGATTTGATCCTGAGATGAATTTGAGCCCTGAAGAGCAAGAATTTGAACTGGCAAATTTATAATTGGCATTTGATTTGATACTGAAATTGGCACGACAGAAGGTTGCATTTGTCCTGAAACGCTCTGATCGCTACTTTCATTTCCAGATTGCAATTGAGATTTTGATGTAGGTGCTTGGACATTGGTTTGTGAGCTTTGAGCTACATTAGTCTCATTTTGAGTAGCTTCGCTAACAATTTGTTCTAAAATCGAAGAGAAGGCTTCGTCCTGTGAGATAGATGACTGATTCTGATTTGACACAGAATTGCCAGACTGCACTATGGGCAAATTAACTAAAGGCAAGGAATTCAATTCTTCACCTCCTTTCTGTCTTTAGACTATATACTCCTTTATTAAAAAATAATTACTCTATCGAATTATCGACAAAAAAACTAATTTTATTTAAGATAGGTTGAATCAAGTAGATTTTGAAGTAAGAGTCTTTTCAACCATATCACAAATTATGTGTCCGATCATAATATGACACTCCTGTATTCTTGGCACTTTTTTTGATGGGACGCTTATACAAATATCAGATAGTTTTTCCATTTCGTTGCCAGTCATACCTGTAAGTGAAATTGTGCTTATATGATAAAGTTGAGCAATTCTTAAAGCCTTTATTAAATTCTTAGAATTTCCACTTGTTGAAATTGCAAAAAAGACGTCGCCCATCTCACCCAGTGCCTCAATCTGTCTTGCAAAAACGCTTTCATATCCAAAATCATTTGAAACAGCAGTAATAATTGAAG
Above is a genomic segment from Thermodesulfobium narugense DSM 14796 containing:
- the fliK gene encoding flagellar hook-length control protein FliK — translated: MNSLPLVNLPIVQSGNSVSNQNQSSISQDEAFSSILEQIVSEATQNETNVAQSSQTNVQAPTSKSQLQSGNESSDQSVSGQMQPSVVPISVSNQMPIINLPVQILALQGSNSSQDQISTQSSLKEQTNASINTLTQPNTQILGPLQDVQLVSIQPPNILLTNQSKDLGNLINNDNMPASVPVSESTVINQLLSNVLNSPPVSNSQINSVATNSQSNSNVSSTLQTSNQTPFLLDTQLNIFQAQSAPQSTPVQAANSTLSNQLAQNNIVPNFSYIQTLQTPGSMSQDNSGANAATLNTLSNLSQNLETISNKSSSILQLMPNLQVVINQSNLPNSVTGPLLSSQNLNQEAFIYQNQVAAQNISNNITSQILSNLSIPSSVNSQISAANILSRQIISNFNQTNSLSNSPDSKLTSTNEAILSGLPNVSISNSSNMVMPNQGISYHSISLDAYQKIQNMMQDLRFNSPKDIEFLLEPPDLGKVKLNVSLDKATNSVNMTFFVVDDLAKHAILSNMQDFRQILQSNGFATNNVNVYVNSDQKGQGFSQDFSHVIYPLDNNNNVSLDTALITGIQSLKSGVDIRV
- a CDS encoding D-sedoheptulose-7-phosphate isomerase, with product MIVKDEIKKAISESLELKNRLLSDDKFLETVKMSVKVISAALRSGKKLLIAGNGGSAADSQHIAAEFVGRFLLERKALRAIALTTDTSIITAVSNDFGYESVFARQIEALGEMGDVFFAISTSGNSKNLIKALRIAQLYHISTISLTGMTGNEMEKLSDICISVPSKKVPRIQECHIMIGHIICDMVEKTLTSKST